One genomic segment of Salinigranum rubrum includes these proteins:
- the cofG gene encoding 7,8-didemethyl-8-hydroxy-5-deazariboflavin synthase subunit CofG has product MFPGAEEYGVELTVDERAVDRLLAATPADVDPAPALTFSRNVFLPLTTACRYTCTYCTYYDVPGQASLMSPEEVEEMLRMGADAGCTEALFTFGDKPDARYEAIHDQLAEWGHDSIVDYLYEMCELALDVGLLPHSNPGDLVESEFARLREVNASMGVMLETTADVAAHSGGRKKTPGQRLNTIRAAGETGVPFTTGLLVGIGETWRDRAESLLAIRGLHERYGHVQEVIVQNVVPNERSSFERPSVETMRRVVAMARVALPEEVSVQVPPNLSPTSSLLDCGVDDLGGVSPVTDDYINPDYAWPALRELEDLASEAGVPLHERLPVYERYLGEEWVSDRVRAAIAADTDAGARYRACLSDASVTRA; this is encoded by the coding sequence ATGTTCCCCGGGGCCGAGGAGTACGGCGTCGAACTCACGGTCGACGAGCGGGCGGTCGACCGACTGCTCGCGGCGACGCCCGCCGACGTCGACCCTGCCCCCGCGCTCACCTTCTCGCGAAACGTCTTCCTCCCGCTGACGACCGCCTGCCGGTACACCTGCACGTACTGCACGTACTACGACGTCCCCGGGCAGGCGTCGCTCATGTCGCCCGAGGAGGTCGAAGAGATGCTGCGGATGGGCGCCGACGCCGGGTGTACGGAGGCGCTGTTCACGTTCGGCGACAAGCCCGACGCTCGCTACGAGGCGATTCACGACCAACTGGCCGAGTGGGGCCACGACTCCATCGTCGACTACCTGTACGAGATGTGCGAACTCGCACTCGACGTGGGCTTGCTGCCGCACTCGAACCCCGGCGACCTCGTCGAGTCGGAGTTCGCTCGTCTGAGAGAGGTGAACGCCTCGATGGGCGTCATGCTGGAGACGACCGCCGACGTGGCCGCACACTCCGGCGGGCGGAAGAAGACGCCCGGCCAGCGGCTCAACACCATCCGCGCCGCGGGCGAGACGGGGGTGCCGTTCACCACCGGACTCCTGGTCGGTATCGGCGAGACGTGGCGCGACCGCGCCGAGTCGCTCCTGGCGATTCGAGGCCTACACGAGCGGTACGGCCACGTCCAGGAGGTCATCGTCCAGAACGTCGTCCCGAACGAGCGCTCGTCGTTCGAACGACCCTCGGTCGAGACGATGCGCCGCGTCGTCGCCATGGCGCGCGTCGCCCTCCCCGAGGAGGTGTCGGTGCAGGTGCCGCCGAACCTCTCGCCCACCTCCTCGCTCCTCGACTGCGGCGTCGACGACCTCGGCGGCGTCTCGCCCGTGACGGACGACTACATCAACCCCGACTACGCCTGGCCCGCGCTCCGGGAGCTAGAGGACCTCGCGAGCGAGGCGGGCGTCCCCCTCCACGAGCGCCTCCCGGTGTACGAGCGGTACCTGGGCGAGGAGTGGGTCTCCGACCGCGTCCGCGCCGCCATCGCCGCCGACACCGATGCCGGCGCGCGGTACCGGGCGTGTCTCTCCGACGCGAGCGTCACGCGGGCGTGA
- a CDS encoding Lrp/AsnC ligand binding domain-containing protein, with translation MVHAFIMVKTGAGESEQLLGPVRDLETVTEAHIVAGAYDIIAEVDADEVYEVLKAASSGIQGLQGVTDTKTYIAMDD, from the coding sequence ATGGTTCACGCGTTCATCATGGTGAAGACCGGCGCCGGGGAGTCCGAACAGTTGCTGGGGCCCGTTCGTGACCTCGAAACGGTCACGGAGGCACACATCGTCGCGGGGGCGTACGACATCATCGCCGAGGTGGACGCCGACGAGGTGTACGAGGTGCTGAAGGCGGCGTCGAGCGGCATTCAGGGGCTACAGGGCGTCACCGACACCAAGACGTACATCGCGATGGACGACTGA
- a CDS encoding tubulin/FtsZ family protein has protein sequence MKLAMIGFGQAGGKVVDKFLEYDRKNDSNIVRAAVAVNTAKADLLGLENIPQDQRVLIGQSRVKGHGVGADNELGAEIAEEDVDEVQGAIDSIPVHEVDAFLVVAGLGGGTGSGGAPVLAKHLKRIYTEPVYGLGILPGSDEGGIYTLNAARSFQTFVREVDNLLVFDNDAWRKTGESVQGGYDQINREIVTRFGVLFGAGEVEAGQEVAESVVDSSEIINTLAGGGVSTVGYASEEVEPKGKSGGLLSRLTGSGDDGDDGLDSAHTTNRITSLVRKAALGRLTLPCEIEGSERALLVLAGPPEHLNRKGIERGRKWIEEQTGSMEVRGGDYPISNSRQVAAVILLSGVTNVPRIKELQQVAIEAQDNLAEIREESDAKLEGLVNDDEDELESLF, from the coding sequence ATGAAACTCGCGATGATCGGTTTCGGCCAGGCGGGTGGCAAAGTCGTCGACAAGTTCCTCGAGTACGACCGGAAGAACGACTCGAACATCGTCCGCGCCGCGGTGGCGGTGAACACGGCGAAGGCGGACCTCCTCGGCCTCGAGAACATCCCGCAGGACCAGCGCGTCCTCATCGGCCAGTCCAGGGTGAAGGGACACGGCGTCGGCGCGGACAACGAACTCGGTGCCGAGATCGCCGAGGAGGACGTCGACGAGGTACAGGGTGCCATCGACTCGATCCCCGTCCACGAGGTCGACGCCTTCCTCGTCGTCGCCGGCCTCGGTGGGGGGACCGGGTCCGGCGGCGCGCCCGTGCTGGCGAAGCACCTCAAGCGCATCTACACGGAGCCCGTCTACGGGCTGGGAATCCTCCCCGGCAGCGACGAGGGCGGCATCTACACCCTCAACGCCGCGCGGTCGTTCCAGACGTTCGTCCGGGAAGTGGACAACCTCCTCGTCTTCGACAACGACGCCTGGCGCAAGACCGGCGAGTCCGTGCAGGGCGGCTACGACCAGATCAACCGGGAGATAGTCACGCGCTTCGGCGTCCTGTTCGGCGCCGGTGAGGTCGAAGCCGGCCAGGAGGTCGCCGAGAGCGTCGTCGACTCCTCGGAGATCATCAACACGCTCGCCGGCGGCGGGGTCTCCACCGTCGGGTACGCCTCCGAGGAGGTCGAGCCGAAGGGGAAGTCGGGCGGGCTCCTCTCGCGGCTCACCGGCAGCGGCGACGACGGTGACGACGGCCTCGACAGCGCACACACCACCAACCGAATCACGTCTCTCGTTCGAAAGGCGGCGCTCGGTCGGCTCACCCTCCCCTGTGAAATCGAAGGCTCCGAGCGGGCACTCCTGGTGCTGGCGGGGCCGCCGGAACACCTCAACCGGAAAGGTATCGAGCGCGGGCGGAAGTGGATCGAGGAGCAGACCGGCTCGATGGAGGTCCGCGGCGGCGACTACCCCATCAGCAACTCGCGGCAGGTCGCGGCCGTCATCCTCCTCTCGGGCGTGACGAACGTCCCCCGTATCAAGGAGCTTCAGCAGGTCGCCATCGAAGCACAAGACAATCTTGCCGAAATCCGAGAGGAGAGTGATGCGAAGCTCGAAGGTCTGGTGAACGATGACGAAGACGAACTGGAGTCGCTTTTCTAG
- a CDS encoding DUF5813 family protein, with the protein MSELPGRVRRAFADHSGFEEAGIDEYVSTATPFDATVTVETDDDGHVRFTVEIRVPTLSAVVDGDVAGVVEEGWTETFELRVEDVDGVTKAERGLDPTVRHLDDELVVTVTYTDINERRGVDDAAALVTFVEGTYVQGVIPGYDYTEPVTSLMSSAKDAGGF; encoded by the coding sequence ATGAGCGAGTTACCAGGTCGTGTGCGGCGTGCGTTCGCCGACCACAGCGGCTTCGAGGAGGCGGGGATCGACGAGTACGTCTCGACGGCGACACCGTTCGACGCGACAGTGACCGTCGAGACCGACGACGACGGCCACGTGCGGTTCACGGTCGAGATTCGCGTCCCGACGCTCTCGGCTGTCGTCGACGGCGACGTCGCGGGCGTCGTCGAGGAGGGGTGGACCGAGACGTTCGAACTCCGCGTCGAGGACGTCGACGGCGTCACGAAAGCCGAGCGCGGCCTCGACCCCACGGTCCGTCACCTCGACGACGAACTCGTCGTGACCGTCACGTACACCGATATCAACGAGCGGCGAGGCGTCGACGACGCGGCCGCGCTCGTGACGTTCGTCGAGGGCACCTACGTGCAGGGCGTCATCCCGGGGTACGACTACACCGAACCGGTCACGTCGCTCATGTCGAGCGCGAAGGACGCGGGCGGGTTCTAG
- a CDS encoding DUF4352 domain-containing protein, with translation MNRRRYISACGVTLAGLTGCTSDERPEQVTDTPGSSGGESSGEVDETTESEGQTATSTPEPSNQVATAQIGEVVQDDTLAMVVNGIEETAQIGEFQQAESGRTYVVVDLAIKNVTSDEFISFSGLLQTRLKDDEDYTYDQTFASTGRNLEGGQIAPGEVSRGDVVYEVPEDASGLVMQFDFQALSLFRFSRVEIDLSQSAESTTALEQDLQVDTYEPGDSVSFNDTVVTVNSVETATSIGSFAEADDGNEFVVVDISTVNETSEELNISIALQMLLKGDSGFSYPFDISAYSALDRAYEQGSPLAPGETRRGKLAYEVPEGMSPLYWAFEFSLWVEGTKTFWQIR, from the coding sequence ATGAATAGAAGACGGTACATCAGCGCGTGTGGTGTTACGCTCGCTGGTCTCACCGGATGTACGAGTGACGAACGACCGGAGCAGGTTACAGACACGCCCGGGTCGTCAGGCGGGGAATCCTCCGGAGAGGTGGATGAAACTACTGAGAGCGAGGGGCAAACGGCTACGTCGACCCCAGAACCCTCGAACCAAGTCGCCACTGCACAGATTGGGGAAGTTGTACAGGACGATACGCTCGCAATGGTGGTGAACGGCATTGAGGAGACGGCACAGATCGGTGAATTCCAGCAGGCCGAATCCGGCCGGACCTACGTTGTCGTCGACCTCGCTATCAAGAACGTCACGTCGGACGAGTTCATCAGTTTCTCCGGACTGCTACAGACACGACTCAAAGACGACGAGGATTACACGTACGATCAGACGTTCGCCTCGACAGGGAGGAATCTCGAAGGCGGACAGATCGCACCCGGTGAGGTATCTCGGGGTGATGTCGTCTACGAGGTGCCAGAGGACGCATCGGGACTCGTCATGCAGTTCGACTTTCAGGCACTCTCGCTCTTCAGGTTCTCCCGGGTCGAAATCGACCTCTCACAGTCCGCAGAGAGCACGACTGCGTTGGAACAGGACCTCCAGGTCGACACTTACGAACCCGGCGACTCGGTGAGTTTCAACGACACCGTCGTGACGGTCAACAGTGTCGAAACCGCAACCAGTATCGGGTCCTTCGCGGAAGCAGATGACGGAAACGAATTCGTCGTCGTGGACATTTCCACAGTGAACGAGACGTCGGAGGAACTCAACATCTCGATTGCACTCCAGATGCTTCTCAAAGGGGATAGCGGTTTCTCGTATCCTTTCGATATCTCGGCTTACTCTGCTCTCGACCGAGCATACGAACAGGGAAGTCCGCTCGCTCCCGGCGAAACGCGACGTGGAAAGCTCGCATACGAGGTTCCGGAGGGAATGAGTCCGCTTTACTGGGCGTTCGAGTTTAGCCTCTGGGTCGAAGGGACGAAGACGTTCTGGCAGATTCGATAG
- a CDS encoding complex I NDUFA9 subunit family protein encodes MKVLVAGGSGFIGSHLCRELKERGHSVTALSRSPGNDELPRGVSKAMGNVTAYDSIQEAFEGMDVVVNLVALSPLFKPSGGDEMHDTVHRQGTENVVRACEEHGVSRLVQMSALGADPQGETAYIRAKGKAEEIVKNSSLDWVVFRPSVVFGDGGEFVPFTKKLAPPYLTPLPGGGKTRFQPIWVGDLAPMLADACEGDEHVGQTYEVGGPDKLTLAEVAKLAHGAAGRSVTVVPVPMGLAGVGLSILGKVPGAPMGADQYRSLKFDNTTDDNAIGAFGLSASDLTSLEAYLAG; translated from the coding sequence ATGAAAGTCCTTGTCGCCGGCGGAAGCGGCTTCATCGGCAGCCACCTGTGTCGTGAACTCAAGGAGCGAGGACACAGCGTCACGGCGCTCTCGCGGAGCCCTGGCAACGACGAACTCCCGAGGGGCGTGTCGAAGGCGATGGGGAACGTCACCGCGTACGATTCGATTCAGGAGGCGTTCGAGGGGATGGACGTCGTCGTCAACCTCGTCGCGCTCTCGCCGCTGTTCAAACCCAGCGGCGGCGACGAGATGCACGACACGGTCCACCGACAGGGGACCGAGAACGTCGTCCGCGCCTGCGAGGAACACGGCGTTTCGCGGTTAGTGCAGATGAGCGCCCTCGGGGCCGACCCCCAGGGGGAAACGGCGTACATCCGCGCGAAGGGCAAAGCCGAGGAAATCGTGAAGAACTCCTCGCTCGACTGGGTCGTCTTCCGCCCCTCGGTCGTGTTCGGTGACGGCGGTGAGTTCGTCCCCTTCACGAAGAAACTCGCTCCGCCCTATCTGACGCCGCTGCCCGGCGGGGGCAAGACGCGCTTTCAGCCCATCTGGGTCGGTGATCTGGCCCCCATGCTCGCCGACGCCTGCGAGGGGGACGAACACGTCGGGCAGACCTACGAAGTCGGCGGGCCGGACAAACTGACGCTCGCGGAGGTGGCGAAACTCGCCCACGGCGCGGCCGGTCGTTCGGTGACCGTCGTCCCCGTCCCCATGGGACTGGCGGGCGTCGGCCTCAGCATCCTGGGGAAGGTCCCCGGCGCGCCGATGGGTGCCGACCAGTACCGCTCGCTCAAGTTCGACAACACGACCGACGACAACGCGATCGGCGCGTTCGGGCTGAGCGCGTCGGACCTCACGAGTCTCGAAGCGTACCTGGCGGGGTAG
- a CDS encoding endonuclease/exonuclease/phosphatase family protein: MPHVTDTPPPEIQEDLAGLDRALDEALPPRTIDRVLLIATWNVRAFGGLTEKWVAAEDDSPKRDLQSLHTIAAIVRRFDVVALQEVKGNLKALRHTLKLLGPNWGLLLTDVTRGSPGNDERLCFLYDRRTVQPSGLAGELVVPQEQLDKRDIEEGALREQFARTPYAVSFRAGSQTFILVTLHVLYGESAEARTPELRAIAEWLDEWARDVNAWGHNLIALGDFNIDREGDERYEAFTATGLTVPDDLNDVPRTIFTDEDEEGKFYDQIAWFTAGEGRPALSLDYRTSGSFDFREVALPRRGLSNRSLSWRVSDHYPLWTAFGL; this comes from the coding sequence ATGCCCCACGTCACCGACACCCCACCGCCGGAGATACAGGAGGACCTCGCTGGCCTCGACCGCGCGCTCGACGAGGCGCTTCCGCCACGGACAATCGACCGAGTCCTCCTCATCGCGACGTGGAACGTCCGTGCGTTCGGCGGTCTCACCGAGAAGTGGGTCGCCGCCGAGGACGACAGCCCGAAGCGCGACCTCCAGTCGCTGCACACCATCGCGGCCATCGTCCGCCGGTTCGACGTCGTCGCCCTCCAGGAGGTGAAGGGGAACCTGAAGGCGCTCCGGCACACGCTGAAACTGCTCGGGCCGAACTGGGGCCTCCTGCTGACGGACGTCACCCGCGGGTCGCCGGGCAACGACGAACGACTGTGCTTCCTCTACGACCGGCGGACGGTCCAGCCAAGCGGCCTCGCCGGCGAACTCGTCGTCCCGCAGGAACAACTCGACAAGCGGGACATCGAGGAGGGCGCGCTCCGCGAGCAGTTCGCGCGGACCCCGTACGCGGTCAGTTTCCGTGCGGGGAGCCAGACGTTCATCCTCGTGACGCTGCACGTCCTGTACGGCGAGTCGGCCGAGGCTCGCACGCCCGAACTCCGCGCCATCGCCGAGTGGCTCGACGAGTGGGCGCGCGACGTCAACGCCTGGGGGCACAATCTCATCGCGCTGGGCGACTTCAACATCGACCGCGAGGGCGACGAGCGGTACGAGGCGTTCACCGCGACGGGGTTGACGGTTCCCGACGACCTCAACGACGTCCCGCGAACCATCTTCACCGACGAGGACGAGGAGGGGAAGTTCTACGACCAGATCGCGTGGTTTACGGCCGGTGAGGGTCGCCCGGCGCTCTCGCTCGACTACCGGACGAGCGGGTCGTTCGACTTCCGGGAGGTCGCTCTGCCGCGCCGCGGCCTCAGCAACCGGTCGCTCTCGTGGCGCGTCTCCGACCACTACCCCCTGTGGACGGCGTTCGGGCTGTGA
- a CDS encoding Coenzyme F420 hydrogenase/dehydrogenase, beta subunit C-terminal domain: MTDPSRRSTNAPADVAPELVEDETGQEDEDPVRFPRVPDGGGSDPQVQNPNAVTGDGWKPIRFRRRRGRQRPPETSADESDIGCACGESCGCDSTGRAATDGGSRPENVDSEGNLTDLSFTPPREAASQDVYDEPADRRVQLPDGVAPEDLDTPSYRIRSEMNAIAEPDEKTWFMELDAAVIDEGRCIQCGTCVAACPSDSIGIGDDGLPELVKMCTGCSLCWDFCPRGGLRYERQWKITGGEDNVKGAGDPITEFSARVEEPWRENAQDGGLVTSVLIHLLEAGEIDGALVATESATEPWKAEPFLATTPEELVENAGSFYNQTMALGALDVSDLVADIDGDPEDLSLALVGTPCEIEGIRALQDFDWEYGAQETGVRAVEYTIALMCTKNFNYHRLIGEQLEEQRGIAPDEIGKLDVLHGKFMAYDHDGDLLVEEDVENFHGAALKGCDECADFTGYCADLTVGSVGSSDEYSSVIVRTEQGLKAWNLTEDDLDYHDLEDRSAVGKLQGWDKKQAFESLRRPFDPDAPRFIEYTEHAENYGTVLNPHESDH, translated from the coding sequence ATGACTGACCCCTCCCGACGGTCGACGAACGCCCCGGCCGACGTCGCGCCCGAACTCGTCGAAGACGAGACCGGACAGGAGGACGAGGACCCGGTCCGGTTCCCCCGCGTCCCCGACGGCGGCGGAAGCGACCCGCAGGTGCAGAACCCCAATGCGGTCACCGGCGACGGCTGGAAACCCATCCGGTTCCGACGACGGCGAGGGCGACAGCGACCACCCGAGACGTCGGCGGACGAGTCCGATATCGGGTGTGCCTGTGGCGAGTCGTGCGGGTGTGACTCGACGGGACGGGCCGCGACCGACGGTGGGTCCCGCCCGGAGAACGTCGACAGCGAGGGGAACCTCACGGACCTCTCCTTTACCCCTCCCCGGGAGGCAGCGAGCCAGGACGTGTACGACGAACCGGCCGACCGCCGCGTCCAACTCCCCGACGGCGTCGCCCCCGAGGACCTCGACACGCCCTCCTATCGGATTCGGAGCGAGATGAACGCTATCGCCGAACCCGACGAGAAGACGTGGTTCATGGAACTCGACGCGGCGGTCATCGACGAGGGGCGGTGTATCCAGTGTGGGACCTGCGTCGCCGCCTGTCCCTCCGACTCCATCGGTATCGGCGACGACGGCCTCCCGGAGTTGGTGAAGATGTGCACCGGCTGTTCGCTCTGCTGGGACTTCTGTCCCCGCGGCGGCCTCCGGTACGAGCGCCAGTGGAAGATAACCGGCGGCGAGGACAACGTGAAGGGCGCGGGCGACCCCATCACGGAGTTCTCCGCCAGAGTCGAGGAGCCGTGGCGCGAGAACGCACAGGACGGCGGCCTCGTCACGTCGGTGCTCATCCACCTGCTGGAGGCGGGCGAGATAGACGGGGCGCTCGTCGCCACCGAATCGGCGACGGAACCGTGGAAGGCAGAGCCGTTCCTCGCGACCACGCCGGAGGAACTCGTCGAGAACGCGGGAAGCTTCTACAACCAGACGATGGCGCTCGGCGCGCTCGACGTTTCGGACCTCGTGGCAGACATCGACGGTGACCCCGAGGACCTCTCGCTCGCGCTCGTCGGCACGCCCTGCGAAATCGAGGGCATCCGGGCGCTGCAGGACTTCGACTGGGAGTACGGCGCTCAGGAAACGGGCGTCCGCGCCGTCGAGTACACCATCGCGCTGATGTGTACGAAGAACTTCAACTACCACCGCCTCATCGGGGAGCAGTTGGAGGAACAACGAGGCATCGCTCCCGACGAAATCGGGAAACTCGACGTGCTCCACGGGAAGTTCATGGCGTACGACCACGACGGCGACCTGCTCGTCGAGGAGGACGTCGAGAACTTCCACGGCGCGGCGCTGAAAGGCTGTGACGAGTGTGCGGACTTCACCGGCTACTGCGCGGACCTCACGGTCGGCTCCGTGGGCTCCTCGGACGAGTATTCGAGCGTCATCGTTCGCACGGAACAGGGGCTGAAGGCGTGGAACCTCACCGAGGACGACCTGGACTACCACGACCTCGAAGACCGAAGCGCCGTCGGGAAGCTCCAGGGGTGGGACAAGAAGCAAGCGTTCGAGTCGCTCCGGCGCCCGTTCGACCCCGACGCGCCGCGGTTCATCGAGTACACCGAACACGCGGAGAACTACGGGACGGTACTGAACCCACACGAGTCGGACCACTGA
- a CDS encoding Lrp/AsnC ligand binding domain-containing protein, with the protein MVTAYIMVKANTGEADRLKGEILDLGDGVVDANIVAGDVDFIVKVHVETPVDVKDIASAIQAIDGIEDTQTYIAMD; encoded by the coding sequence GTGGTCACCGCCTACATCATGGTCAAGGCCAACACCGGGGAGGCCGACCGACTCAAGGGCGAAATCCTCGACCTCGGCGACGGCGTCGTCGACGCCAACATCGTCGCCGGCGACGTCGACTTCATCGTGAAGGTCCACGTCGAGACGCCCGTCGACGTCAAGGACATCGCCTCGGCCATCCAGGCGATCGACGGTATCGAGGACACCCAGACGTACATCGCGATGGACTGA
- the tmk gene encoding dTMP kinase, with product MLVTLEGLDGSGKTTASERLRDEFPEATFTREPTESWYGESVLRSIRDDDADPLAELFLFTADHADHLSRLIRPALRAGSLVVSDRFADSRYAYQAATLATYDPLAVDDPLDYVREVHAPFTREPDCTVYLDVDPETAAERAGATNKLERVDYLRRVRENYERLVREGGERFVRVDASRPEERVAADVVSAVETAVGTFDSVNE from the coding sequence ATGCTCGTCACGCTGGAGGGACTCGACGGGAGCGGCAAGACGACGGCGTCCGAGCGGCTCCGCGACGAGTTCCCCGAGGCGACGTTCACCCGCGAGCCGACCGAGTCGTGGTACGGCGAGAGCGTTCTTCGATCGATCCGCGACGACGACGCCGACCCGCTCGCCGAACTCTTCCTCTTCACCGCGGACCACGCCGACCACCTCTCCCGCCTGATTCGCCCGGCGCTCCGAGCGGGGAGTCTCGTCGTCTCGGACCGCTTCGCCGACTCGCGGTACGCCTATCAGGCCGCCACGCTCGCCACCTACGACCCGCTCGCCGTCGACGACCCGCTCGACTACGTCCGCGAGGTTCACGCACCCTTCACCCGGGAACCGGACTGTACCGTCTACCTCGACGTCGACCCCGAGACCGCTGCCGAACGGGCGGGCGCGACGAACAAACTCGAACGCGTCGACTACCTCCGGCGCGTGCGAGAGAACTACGAACGGCTCGTCCGGGAAGGAGGCGAGCGGTTCGTCCGCGTCGACGCCTCCCGACCCGAGGAGCGGGTCGCGGCCGACGTCGTGAGCGCGGTCGAGACGGCGGTCGGGACGTTCGACTCTGTCAACGAGTAG
- a CDS encoding potassium channel family protein — MRFVIIGGGRVGSRTARVLIEEGHDVTVVELDEDRQERCRTAGFDVVAGDGSHEDVLLEAGIEEADALGALTSNLNVNFAACMIGKHHGCRTVMRIDEEYREEIYQKYAEEVDEIVYPERLGAVVAKNALLGGSIRAIADIAQNLQVVLLTVSEESPMRGYTLSEVALPEKAHILAFGKKDQAMGVPLPDDSLELGDRVAVLADFSVLGEVRQLLVGDEVAAVPGGA; from the coding sequence ATGCGATTCGTTATCATAGGTGGTGGACGTGTGGGCTCTCGGACTGCGCGCGTCCTCATCGAGGAAGGTCACGACGTGACCGTCGTCGAACTCGACGAGGACCGCCAGGAGCGGTGCCGAACCGCCGGGTTCGACGTGGTCGCCGGCGACGGCTCCCACGAGGACGTCCTCCTCGAAGCGGGCATCGAGGAGGCCGACGCGCTCGGGGCGCTCACGAGCAACCTCAACGTCAACTTCGCGGCGTGCATGATCGGGAAACACCACGGCTGTCGGACCGTCATGCGTATCGACGAGGAGTACCGCGAGGAGATATACCAGAAGTACGCCGAGGAGGTCGACGAAATCGTCTACCCCGAACGCCTCGGCGCCGTCGTCGCCAAGAACGCGCTTCTGGGAGGGTCGATCCGCGCCATCGCCGACATCGCCCAGAACCTCCAGGTCGTTCTTCTCACCGTCTCGGAGGAGTCGCCGATGCGCGGTTACACGCTCAGTGAGGTGGCACTCCCCGAAAAAGCACACATCCTCGCGTTCGGGAAGAAAGACCAGGCGATGGGCGTCCCGCTCCCCGACGACTCGCTCGAACTCGGCGACCGCGTCGCCGTCCTCGCCGACTTCTCCGTCCTCGGCGAGGTGCGACAACTGCTCGTCGGTGACGAGGTCGCCGCCGTTCCGGGAGGTGCGTGA
- the cofC gene encoding 2-phospho-L-lactate guanylyltransferase, with amino-acid sequence MRVVVPFDATDPKTRLAPVLDATERREFARCMLRDVLDAVVGLSRADAVAGVDVAVDVVSTAPLDPPLERDVDSSDSDPSVTVRVDDRSLDSVVDDAIAETVGEGEAGASEPLVVVMADLALATPDALSRLVQPDEDVVLVPGRGLGTNALVVRTPAFRTDFHGASYLDHRRAAADVGTVGTVDSFRLATDVDEPADLVEAFVHGGERTRDWLTSRFELAVSEAEGRVTLARR; translated from the coding sequence ATGCGCGTCGTCGTCCCCTTCGACGCGACGGACCCGAAGACCCGACTCGCTCCCGTTCTGGACGCCACCGAGCGCCGCGAATTCGCCCGGTGTATGCTCCGTGACGTGCTCGACGCCGTCGTCGGTCTGTCGAGGGCGGACGCGGTGGCGGGCGTCGACGTCGCGGTGGACGTGGTCTCGACGGCCCCGCTCGACCCTCCCCTCGAACGCGACGTCGACAGTTCCGACTCCGATCCGTCGGTGACGGTCCGGGTCGACGACCGCTCGCTCGACTCGGTCGTCGACGACGCCATCGCCGAGACGGTCGGCGAAGGCGAGGCCGGAGCGAGCGAGCCGCTCGTCGTGGTGATGGCCGACCTCGCGCTCGCCACCCCCGACGCGCTCTCTCGCCTCGTCCAGCCCGACGAAGACGTCGTCCTCGTCCCCGGCCGCGGCCTCGGGACGAACGCCCTCGTCGTCCGCACGCCCGCGTTTCGGACCGACTTCCACGGGGCGTCCTACCTGGACCACCGGCGCGCCGCCGCCGACGTCGGGACGGTCGGGACCGTCGACTCGTTCAGACTCGCGACCGACGTCGACGAACCCGCGGACCTCGTCGAGGCGTTCGTCCACGGCGGCGAGCGGACGCGAGACTGGCTCACCTCGCGGTTCGAACTCGCCGTCAGCGAAGCGGAGGGCCGCGTCACCCTCGCCCGTCGGTGA
- a CDS encoding ferredoxin: protein MSDAPLKPSDIGDEANAPPIEEKPYKIIFEANKCIGAGRCAEVAKNWTMSIDTGLAQPRSYYIAEDELDENIEAAEVCPAKKDRGVIHVIDRRTDEEIAPDPDGDGTLSVDW from the coding sequence ATGAGCGACGCTCCCCTGAAGCCGAGCGACATCGGCGACGAGGCGAACGCCCCTCCCATCGAGGAGAAGCCGTACAAGATCATCTTCGAGGCGAACAAGTGCATCGGTGCGGGTCGCTGTGCCGAAGTCGCGAAGAACTGGACGATGAGCATCGACACGGGACTCGCCCAGCCCCGGTCGTACTACATCGCCGAGGACGAACTCGACGAGAACATCGAGGCGGCCGAGGTGTGTCCAGCGAAGAAGGACCGGGGGGTCATCCACGTCATCGACCGCCGCACCGACGAGGAAATCGCGCCCGACCCCGACGGCGATGGGACGCTCTCGGTCGACTGGTAA